The Cryptococcus gattii WM276 chromosome F, complete sequence genome segment ATCACTTCTGACTGTTCCTTAATACCGCTATGTATCGCTGTATTTATGTTCAAATAGCAATACAGAAATGAGCTGCAGCCAAGCCGTTCTGAAGAATGTTAAAAAGTACAGTGGTATTCGTCCCAAGAGACAAACAATCATTGTGGTAGCATTTCCGGGCAAGGGCAGTATGGCGCAAAGTGATCGTTGAAATTCCTTTTGtaaaaataaataaattAATGAGATCAAACAACGCTGCAAGTAAGTAGAGAGTGCGAATGGGGTGAAGGGGATGGGCTAGATTGTTGAGAAGGCAAAAAAAGCAGCAGTTAACGAAATAGATAGAGAACAAACAGGATTGCGAAGAATCCTTGTGCCACATCGGCGTTTTAAAGGGGGGGGGCCGTGGGTGCAGATATGTGGCGGACGTCGCGAGGAGCAGTGTGTGATGTATCTATCCATAGTACATTCCATTCATTCTTCACGTCTATTGTTTCTTATCTCATCTCCCTGGTCGCTTTCCCACAACTACAGTACGTCACAGCCAGAGATACGCGCGCCTTTATATAATGTTCAGAACATCGCTGATATTTCTCGCTCGTGCCTCCTTGCCACCTCCGACCGACCCTTCCACCGCATTCTTTCTCGGCTTGCACTCTTACTCATCAGGAGGCACCCTTCTAAAACTTCTACAACATGGCTTTGAAGCGCATTAACAAGGTGGGTGGATTTGCGTATAGTCTATTCGATCCCTTTGATACACTTGCAGACTTGCTTACGCTCATTTGGCTGCATAGGAACTCATCGACCTCGGACGTGACCCCCCATCTTCATGCTCCGCTGGTCCCATCAATGACAATCTTTTCCAATGGCAAGCGACCATTATGGGCCCGGTATGTCTCTCTTATCTGTCTAATAGGGGTTATCAGGTAATATTGGAGCTGATTGGATTATTGACGATCAGGCCGATTCCCCTTATTCGGGAGGTGTCTTCTTTCTGTGAGTTACCATCTTTCCTGAGCCTAGAGAACTCAGTGCTGAACAGTTCTTAGTTCCCTTACTTTCCCCACCGGTACGTTAATTCATTCACTATGTGTACAGCGAATTAAATCAATTTCCAGACTATCCGTTCAAGCCTCCTAAGGTGCAGTTTACGACCAAGATCTATCATCCCAACATCAATGCCAACGGGTCTATCTGTTTGGACATCTTGCGAGACCAATGGAGCCCGGCATTGACCATTTCAAAGGGTAGGTTCATTTTCGCCGAAATCACATCTAGAAAATGCTCAAGGATAAATAATATAGTCTTGTTGTCCATCTGTTCCATGCTGACAGACCCTAACCCTGACGATCCTTTGGTGCCCGAGATTGCAAACGTAGGTTTGTGATTGATAGTATCTCAATACATCTGCTGATATAAGTACAGACCTACAAAACTGATAGGGCACGATATGAGGC includes the following:
- a CDS encoding Ubiquitin-conjugating enzyme e2-16 kDa, putative (Similar to TIGR gene model, INSD accession AAW44057.1) translates to MALKRINKELIDLGRDPPSSCSAGPINDNLFQWQATIMGPADSPYSGGVFFLSLTFPTDYPFKPPKVQFTTKIYHPNINANGSICLDILRDQWSPALTISKVLLSICSMLTDPNPDDPLVPEIANTYKTDRARYEATAREWTRKYAT